One Nicotiana tabacum cultivar K326 chromosome 23, ASM71507v2, whole genome shotgun sequence genomic window, AagactaatgaactttaaaacttcaaaccgTTAcatccgatgctgaaacctatcaaatcaagtccgatttctctcaaatttttcacacaagtcataattgacattacagacctacttcaacttttggaatcctagtccgatcccgatatcaaaaagtccacccccggtcaaactttaaaaaaatcatccaattttccaactttcgccaattaatgataaaatgacctacggacctccaattcaacatccaaACACGGTCTTGAGACCAAATTCACCCTACTGAGCTataggaaccatcaaaactctattccgtaatcgtcttcacacaattcaaactacggtcaattcctacgacttaaacttctattttagggactatgtgtcccatttcactccgaaaccaaaattaaatccccccggcaagtcacatatcCATAAAATgaaaatagagggagcaataaatagggattcgggactaatactctcaaaacgaccgactaGGTCGTTACacttggtcgggacagggccccaccatacccaAACAAAAGAAACATATGCTTTAGTACCTATCGACTTTTGTACAGCTACTCCGGAGAAGTGGAGTGCAACAACCAACAGTTGGAACATGCACCCTACTGGGGAGGGACGTCACAGAGTGTATCTGTACCTGTGGGCATAAACACAACGCGTAAAATAAAGGGTCGTCAGTACGAGAGATTTACTAAGTATGTAAAGATGATAATATAAATGTATACAAAAAGCATAACATTAGAGATATGAATACCCAATTTTAACCTAGACACCAAAGACAAGCCATCGGGGGCGTGCACTACAATAACCATGAATCATGAATGTATGCAAGTTTTGTACAAAATCAAGCCACTCATTGGGGCTATgcataaaatatttaatataatataatatcgttCAACCACTCTTTGGGGCATATCATCTCATATCATGTTCAGCCACTCTTTGGAGCATTTCATGTCATGTCGTACCCAGGCTCTGAGGACTCAGTAAAGTCTCACGTCTTCATCCCACCGTACCTGGCTTCGTGAGGTCTAGGTTGTGCGTGGCCTCAAAAGCATTCAATGATATCACGTAACACATTATTCCATGTCCGGCCTCATAGAGGGATCGATGATATCGCCTAACACATCATTCCGTACCAGGCTTCATCAGGAGCTCGGTTAAGAAAAATAGATACACATATATAAAAGTACAATGCAAGGTCAATTACAAAAGATATGAAAGTTAGACTTAGAATGAACTACATTTCACAACCTCAAGATATTATTCGGAAACATCTTAGACTGGACAAGAAAATGTCACCGgtaaagaacatacaagaacatgAAAATATTTCAAGAAAGACTTAGACCAATTCAGGCGTACAACATGAGGATCATTTGGAAATAAGCGTTTATATCAAGTCATGCCAAGGAAGAAGACTGCCTTACATACCTTTACCTACGGTTCCTGAATTCTTACACTTTTCTGGTGATTATTTCCATCTCCAAGGAGTCTCCAACATCAATACTACAAGAATATAGATGATAGAGTAATGATCACGAGCCTCTTTTTCGCTTTTGATTCTAGCGCTAAATTGTTTAGGGAGTTCTTAGAAAGCTTGAGAGcatttttttgggaaaaactaAAGCTGGTAATATCGTGTAATTGTGTAAGAGAAGGAAGTTGTATTGCATTTTATATCAAATCTAGAAACTCCACCGCCCTATGCATCAAACCGATCGCTCTGCACCGGCCAGTGTACCCGATTGGGCATCTGGCGCAATCTGGTGAAATGTAATCACTTTTTTGTCCAATTAGCATGTCGCTAGCTGATTGACTGTAAGACAAACTTATAATCTTTCAACTTCATGTGTGGATAAAGAGTGCGGGGTGTAACATGACATTACTCATTATAAATCAAGTTTATGGATAACTTATTCTTTCTAAGATTAtgagtataattttttttttaaatagattAATAACATACTAAgtgtaataaaaaaatataaaataaaagaattaagaaacaaataaaatataagaGATTATGTAGAAACACATGAAGTAAaggttgaaaaatgaaaaataagaaaataaaagacaAATAATGTAAAAAGAATAACATTTGTaagaaaaagaatttaaaaagttaaattaaaataaattaaaaaggaaaaaaagaatagaaataaaaagtaaattaaaaagaaaagaaaatagattcaaAAAATAATCGTGTAATTACACCATGTAATTACAAGTAATTCTCAGCTCCCCCTCCTCCCCTTCCCCCCCCCCTCCAAGAATTAAAGAGTGTAATTACACCCctcaattacacccaattacatGCTGACTAAGTAATTATTTGGTTAGAGAAACATACCAAAGTTATGCAATTATATTCAATTACACTTAAATCCAATTAAAGGGTGGATTTCCAAACAGGCGTAATGGTCGTTTTTAACATGGACAAGATCTGCATTAAAAATGGCGTGGAAGAAGTATGTACAAACAAAAATGCTCATTTTTATTACATGTATCTTCGCAGAATTAATTAACCTATTTGTGTCCATCTCTTTTATGGGAAAAATCTTTATGcaatcaatttaaataatttcACTTCCCATTGTGTATTTGGTATTTCTATATTTCTTGCcaaaattaatatatattcaCCCCCCTCGCCGATCGAAATTCCCTATTTCCCGGACTTTCCATATTCTTACATGCAACGTTTTCCTCATAACCAGAACACATATTCGTACATGCAttcactcttttattctttttgCCTATAAAACGGGACCaattatcaacttttgttttGCATAAATCCTCCCAAGTTGTACAACTATTCTTAAACCCTAGCCATGGAGATGAATCACAAAAACTCTTTTACTCTCTTATTCTTTTTAGCCATTTTAGCTTTCTCTCATCTTGCTTTAGTTTCTTGTCGAAAAACCAAAAGCAACGATGATGTAAAAGGATTCACTCTTGATCTCATCCACCGCGATTCTCCTTTTTCTCCCTTGTACAACCCTTCTATCACCCCTTCCCGACGCCTTAGAGAAGCCTACCACAGGTCCTTTTCCCGTGCAACTTTTTTCAAAGCTGGCACCGCATCAGAGCGAGAGCGTCCCTTTATCCACCAAAAAGAATTTCAATCTGATGTCATTCCAATCCCCGGTGAATACCTAATGAAATTCTCAATTGGTACACCCCCCGTGGAAACCGTTGCGATTGCTGATACTGGCAGTGACTTGACATGGATACAATGCAAGCCTTGTGCCGATTGTTTTAAACAAACAGCACCCCTCTTTGATTCTAGAAAAAGCTCCACTTATAAAACCGTCAAGTGTGATACTAAGGCATGTGAGATAGTGGGGAGTACAAGTTGTGTTAGAAAAAATGTTTGTGAATATGAGATGAGCTATGGTGACCAATCACATAGTGTTGGTGATGTTGCTTTTGAGACCTTCACTTTTGATACCTTaaattttccttcaaaatctGACAAAAGGAAAATTTCTTTTCCTGATGTTGTATTTGGTTGTGGCCATGATAATGGTGGCACGTTCACAAATTTGACTACTGGGATCGTTGGATTAGGAGGTTCGAATCTCTCAATCGTTAAACAACTCGAAAAAGAAGTGGTTGGATCATTCTCTTATTGTTTAATCCCATTGGATTTATCATCTTCTTCTGCTTCTAATGCTACAAGTCATATTAGTTTTGGACCTTTAGCACGTGTTTCTGGACCTAAAGTTGTTACAACTCCTATAATTCTAAAGGAGCCCAGAACGTACTACTATATAAATCTTGAAAGTGTTAGTGTTGGGAAAAAGAAGTTGGCATTCAAGAGTTCGAGACTAAGTTCTTTTGCTGCTGATGGTGAATTAGGGAATATGATAATTGATTCTGGGACTACATTGACACTTCTCCCTAGTGATTTTTACGAGAATTTGGAATCAACATTGGTGGATACGATCAAAGGTAAAGTTAAATTGTGTGACCATTTCATTAAAAGGTTTGGCTGTTATATAGATCGACAGATtccaattttaattatttaattatattatttctcGACAGGTAAGAGAAAGGAGGATCCAACCGGCACTTTTGCACTATGTTACGAGTCGAAAAATGGTGTTATTAATGCTCCTGAGATTGTGTTCCATTTCACGAATGCTGATGTTGGGTTGTTACCAACGAGTACATTTGCAGAAATTGATGAAGGTTTGGCTTGTTTGACAATTGTGCCAGCCGATGAAATTGCTATATTTGGAAACTTGGCGCAAGTGAATTACCTTATTGGATATGATCTTATACACGAGAGACTCTCTTTCTTGCCTACTGATTGTACCAAGCACTGAATTAAGTGTTTAGTTAGAATTTGGTTTTCATATTATTTAAGCAGTTTTATGTATGAATTTGGCTTCTATaaagttttaattatttttcgTTTGTTGGTCTTATTCTTTTGTTTCTTGATTTAATCTTTCTACAAAGAACTGGAAATCATGATATTTTAGTTGGGATTTtccttttcaaaagaaaaagtaagAGTGATAAATAGGTAAATTGCATACACTCAATCTTATTTTATTGCCATGTATTCTGATTTTTGAATTCAGACTCACTAACTTTTTCCGGTAAAATTTCATTTGGTTGCTCAATGATGCTATTTTATAGGAATGTCTTGAAAATAATGATATTTCGGTTGATTATTTTCCTTTTAGTAGCGAAACCGTGTTAAGATGTTGCAAAGGTGACCTATATTCATTCAATCTGATTTTTTCGCTCAATTTTGGACCTCACCAACTTTAATATGAACTAAGGTAATTTTAGAAGTCCATTCAAGACATGGTTTACTATTCAAATATATTTAATACCACATAATAATTATGAGAAATATCGCAAAGTTTGCTCTTAATAACCAAATGCTAAGAATAGTATAACATAGCCCTCTTTTCTTATGTACACTGATAATGAAACTTctaagaaaaaaaagggaagggaAAATATAGATGAAGTTAAAATTTGCATCAGAAAATGCAAACTATTATGCAATGACTTCATAGTGAGGTACTTTTTTATTCATCACCTAGGCTAAGCAGCGAAAAACTATAAAAAGTTATGCAATGACTTCATGAACTTTCATAGTTTTATTTAAAGCCTAGATGGTTTGGTGTGAGTTCAATTTAAATTATCTTTAATAAGAAAATGGCcaactctttatttttctttgtatgaaatAAACAACTAACATATTAGCAATAGTCTTAAGAAGTTCTTTGATAATCTGGATTGCTTTTCTTCAATGATATTCCATGATCAAGATATTTGGTTGAATTTTGATTTTAACCCTTTTACAAGAAATCCATTGATATCTTCTGTTTGCAAAGCAAACCGACTTAGATTTTTGAATAAACCATGTCCACTACTAGAAATTTGCCAAAACCCGCCCGCAAGTTTCGGTAGGAACACAAACCGACCGAATAACCGTCCACTATCGGTCGGAATAGGCCAaaattatgtttttcttttttagaagtgCACCGACACCGACTgaagttggtcggttattttaGCGCCAAATTGGGAAACTACAATTTTGCGACCAATTGTATAATATATCGACCAATATCAGTCAGTTAACTAGTCAAACTTTGAGCAAAGATGGCTAGACTTCCATTTTGCATAGATAACTAAAAAGAATTTAAATAAATTTAGACTTTACCGGTTGATTTCGGTGGGTCAGTTAAACCTGAAGAAACTCTTCCAGTATTTCGACCACTTTCAATCGATATTGAAGTCAACACTTTTGGCAAACACGGATAATGTAACGACTTGATCGGTCTTTTTGTATATTTGAGCCCCGTTCCCTTAGTT contains:
- the LOC107767344 gene encoding putative aspartic protease At2g35615, which translates into the protein MEMNHKNSFTLLFFLAILAFSHLALVSCRKTKSNDDVKGFTLDLIHRDSPFSPLYNPSITPSRRLREAYHRSFSRATFFKAGTASERERPFIHQKEFQSDVIPIPGEYLMKFSIGTPPVETVAIADTGSDLTWIQCKPCADCFKQTAPLFDSRKSSTYKTVKCDTKACEIVGSTSCVRKNVCEYEMSYGDQSHSVGDVAFETFTFDTLNFPSKSDKRKISFPDVVFGCGHDNGGTFTNLTTGIVGLGGSNLSIVKQLEKEVVGSFSYCLIPLDLSSSSASNATSHISFGPLARVSGPKVVTTPIILKEPRTYYYINLESVSVGKKKLAFKSSRLSSFAADGELGNMIIDSGTTLTLLPSDFYENLESTLVDTIKGKRKEDPTGTFALCYESKNGVINAPEIVFHFTNADVGLLPTSTFAEIDEGLACLTIVPADEIAIFGNLAQVNYLIGYDLIHERLSFLPTDCTKH